The Gemmatimonas sp. genome includes the window GAAGGCTTCTATCGGCCCGCCGGTGCTACGTGGCTGGCCGAGCGGGCGCGGGAGCTCACGGGGCGATGGCCCACGCACGTGGTACTCACGCACTATCATCTCGATCATGCCGGCGGCGTGCAGGGATACGCCCGCGACGGCAGCGCGGCGCCGGTGCTGCGATCGACGGGCACGACGCGCACCCTCGCGCTTGGTGGCGGCCCGGTCGCACCGTCAAAGGATGCGGCGCTCGAGCGGGCGTTCGCCGACGTCGTCATCGTGGATGCCACGCGCACGAGCCGGATCGATCTCGGCAATCGCGTGGTGGAGTTGGTGCCGATGCGCGGACACACCGCGAGTGATTTGGCACTTGTCGATGAGGACGCCGGAATCACGTTCGCCGGCGATCTGCTGTGGAATGGCATGTTCCCGAACTTCGTAGACGCGACGCCGTCTCAGCTGATCGCGTCGATGACGCGGCTGTCCTCGCGGTCCACGCGTGCCTTCGTGCCGGGCCACGGCGGTATGGCCAATCGCGTGAGTGTGATGCGCTATCTGGATTTACTGGGTGACCTCGGCGCGCACGCCGGCCGTGAGCGCGCGGCAGGTCGGACGGCGGTCGAGGCGGCAGCGAGTTACCGCGTGCCCGCGTCGCTTGGCGAATGGATGGCGAGCAAGGCGGGGCTGGAGCGGGCGATGACCGCCTGGTGGCGCGACCCAAGCTGAGCACGCTCCAGGGCGGAGCGGCTGCTCGGTGCGGGCGACTATGCGGTACCGTCGGGAATTCCACTACAGCTACGCTGCACTCCGTAGCCAAGTTTCTAACCTGTGATCCAGGGTCTCGTTCGCCTCGTGCTCGTCGCGTTACTGGTGACGCGCGGATTGGTACAGCCGTGCCGCCTCGACGCACAACTCGCTCCCTCGACGCCGTTCGGCGAAGCGTTGCGGCGCATCGTGGCGTCGAATCGGCACGCCGCCCAGCGCTGGCCGCAGCTGAGCGACGTGACGGTCGATCTCCGCACCGCGTACACGGCCAACGGCTGGACGCCACTGTGGACTCAAGGCGGACGTCCGACATCGTCGGCGCTTGCGACGATCGCCCAGTTGAATCGGATCGATGCGCGCGGGCTCGACCCGTCCGACTACGATGTCGAACGGCTGAGCGAGCTGGTGCGCACGCTCGTCGCTGGCGCGGCATTTTCAACCGAAGCGGCGGCGGTCGAGTTCGACGTGATGGTGAGCACGGCGGCTCTGCGTTCGTTGCGCTCCCTGCAGTACGGTCGGGTGTCGGCGCGCGTCGCGCATGCCGACCTGCGGTTTGCGCACGAGCCCTGGGATGCTGTTGCGGCCTTGCGTGAATTGGCCACCTCGGCCGACGCGGCCCAACAGTTCGCCGCGGCTGAGCCACCGTATCAGCACTATCGGCTGCTGGTGGACGCGCTCGCGCGCTATCGCGCCCTGGCCACCGACACGGTACAGCTGCGGCTCGCGCTGCAGGACACGATGCGCAAGCGGGGCTCACCGGAGAGTATGAGCACGCTGCAGCGACGACTCGAGGCGCGCGTCGTGCAGATCACGACGACACTGGAACGCTGGCGATGGCTGCCGCACCGATTCGCGGTGCCGCCGATCATCGTCAACATTCCGGCCTTCGAACTGTTCGCCTTCCGTTCCGCCAACGAGCGCGATGTGTTGCGCATGAACGTGGTGGTCGGCAAGGCGTACAATCACAAGACGCCCGTATTCAGCGGCGCCGTGCAGTATCTGATCTTCTCTCCCTACTGGGATGTACCGCCGAGCATCACCCGCAAGGAAGTGCTACCGAAGGCGAGGAAGAACATCGACTACCTCACTCGCAACGAGTTCGAAATTGTCGGTTCGAATGAACAGGTAATGGCGACGACGTATGCGGCACTCGACGCGGTGTCGGCAGGCCGCGCGCGCATTCGTCAGCGTCCGGGTGCGCAGAATGCTCTGGGCGGCGTGAAGTTCATTTTTCCGAACGAATTCAACGTGTACATGCACGACACGCCGGCGCAGGCGTTGTTCGGCGAGGTGCGGCGCGACTTCAGCCACGGCTGCATCCGGCTCTCGCGACCGGCCGAGCTGGCAGCGCTGCTCCTGCGCGACCAGGCGGGGTGGGATTCGACGCACATTGCAGCGGACATGCATCGCACGACACCACTGCAGGTCCGGCTCACGGCACCGGTTCCGGTGCACATGGTCTACGCCACGGTCGTCGCCCGGGACGATGGTTCGGTGGCCTTTCACAATGACATCTACGGACACGACCGGCGACTGCGATCGTTGCTCAAGGACGGCTATCCGTATCCGGCACCGGATCGCCGCCCCTGAGTCGTCACGGTTGGATCTTTGCGCGTCGCTTCATCAACGCTTCGATCTCATCCATCTCACGCGGCACCAGCGAAATGCGCTCGAGTCCTTTGCCGGTAATGATGTAGTCGTCTTCGATACGCACGCCGGTGTTCTGATACTTGAGCACCGTATTGCGCACCTTCGCAATGAAGGCACGGTTCTTCGGCGTGTCGGGCAATACGTCGAGCGCCTTGGTACTCACGTAGATGCCGGGCTCGATGGTGAACGCATCACCGACAGCAAACTTCGCGTCGGGTCCGTTCTCCTGCATGGGATCGTGCACGGCCAGTCCGATGCCGTGCGTGATGCCGTGAATCATCCACAGGTTAGACTGTCGGCACTGCGCCGGACTCGTCGCGCAGTTCACGTTCCAAGGCGGATCGAACAGCGCGTCGACACTCTCCACGAGTCCGAGCGCGGCCAGGCCACGAGCGCGCAGGGCCACCGAAGAATCCGCAGCGGCGCGCACACTCATGCCGGGCTTGGAGAATCGCTCGGCCACGTCCTGCGCATCGCGCACCAGCTTGTACAACTGGCGCTGCTCAGGGGTGTAGGTGCCACTCACCGGAATCGTGCGGGTGATGTCTGCTGCGTAGCCGCGATACTCGGCCGCGGCGTCCATGACCACGAGGTCGCCGGGTTTCGCCGGGTCGCCGGCTTTCATGTAGTGCAGCGTGGTCCCATTGATGCCGGCGCCGACGATCGATCCGTAGGCCGGACGCTCGGCTCCGCGTCGGGTGAATTCATACTCGAGCGCGGCGCGCAGCTCGTATTCCCGCGTCGGATTCGCCGTGAGCATCGCGGCACGATGTCCTTCGGCGCTGATCTCGGCGGCCTGTCGAATGAGCGCCATCTCGGCGTCAGACTTCTTGGCGCGCACTTGGAGCACGAACGGCATGCCGTTCCGCACCGCCAGGGCGGGGAAGCGCTTGGCGAGTCCCTTCAGGGCTTCCTGGCCACGTGTGAGGGTGTCGTTGCGCGCGAAGTCCATCGTTTCCACATCAGGGACGTGGTAGAACGGCATTCCGGTAGCGGCGAGCGAATCGAGATACGCCGGCAGCGCTGCGGACGAGCGACCCGGCATGCCGTAGGTCGCCATGCTGCTGGTGGAATCGACCCGCACGCCGTAGTAGAACGCGGTGCGGGCGTCGAGCGGCGTGAGAAACAGCGTGCTCTGCGGGCGCTTGTTGCGCACCACCATGACGAGCGCGGCGTCGGGCTCGTTGAGCTCGGTGAGATACCGGAAGGCCGGCAGCTGATAAAACGTGCTGAAGTCGTGGACCAGCGCGCGTCCGCCGAAGGCGATCAGGACGCCGCTGTCGATTCGGGCGGCGACGGCGTCACGCCGGGCCGCGGTCTCCTGCGGAGTAATCGCGGCGTTCGGCTGGGCGAACAGGGTGGCCGGCGTGAGCGCGACGAGCGCGGCGGCCAACTGGCTGAGGGGAGTACGCATGGCTTGAAAAGGCCGACGATGGCTCTGGCCGTCAAGGCGTGGGCCCAGCCCTAACCGTACGGCACGACCTCTGCAGTAGAGATGGCCATACCTTTCAAGGGAGCTCCTATGCGTGCCACACTCGTGCTCGGCATTCTGTTGGTTCTGGCCGGCGGATACATTCTCGTCCAAGGGTTCAGCGTCACGACCAATCGTGAAGTGCTGGACGTAGGTCCGCTACAGGCATCGGTGAGCGAGAAGAAGGCGGTGCCGACGTGGGTTGGTGGTGTCGGTGTGGCGGCTGGACTCGTGCTGATCATTGCCGGAGCCGGAGCGGGAAAGAAACTGCGCGCCTAGGGCGCATCGAGGAGCCAAATGCAAACGAGATCGTCGTGGAGCCGTGTTACGGTCGGTATGCTGGGCTTCCTGCTCGCGACGGCCTCGTTCGCGCCGCGCGATCTCGCGGCGCAGCCATCGTTGGTCGTGCTGGTGCGCCACGGTGAGAAGTCGACCGAGGGTGGCAGCGATCCGTCGCTGAGTGAGGCCGGGAAGGCGCGCGCGCAGGCGCTGGCTGACGCCATGGCCATGACCACGCCGAACGCGATCATCGTGACGTCGCTCAAGCGCACGGCGGAAACGGCGGCCGTAGTCTCCGCGAAGACGGGCGTCGCCCTCACAGTCATCACCATCAGCGGCGGCGCCAAGCACATCGCCGACGTGGCGGCCGCGGTGCGCAAGGCGACCGGCGTGGTGCTCGTGGTCGGTCACAGCAACACAGTGCCGGCGATCGTGACCGCGCTCGGTGGGCCCAAGCTGCCGGATCTTTGCGACTCGAGCTATGCCTCGATGTTCGTGCTCACGCCCGGCACTGACGGAAAGTCGGCGCAGGTCGTGCTGTCGCAATACGGCGCCGCGGATGCGAACGGCGGATGCCGATAGGGAAGCTGTTGGTGGGGAATGTGTGTGGGGCGGGGGGAAGCGGGGCTTCCGGATGGGCGGGGGTTAGAGGGCGTTGCGGATGTCGCCTAAGCGGTCGCGGGCGGCCTTCACTTTGACGCCCGACCGTAAGACGACCGTGGGGTCGTTGGGCTCGGCTTGCTCGATGGATTGAATGGCGCTGAGGCGCACGAGGGCCGAGCGGTGCACGCGTAGGAAGCCGGCGGATTGCAGGCGTGCCTCCATGCGGTGCATGCGCTCGCGGATCAGCCAGGCCCGCTTGGTGGTGTGGAGCCAGAGGTTGTAGCCGTCGGCTTGCACCCATTCGATCTCACGAATCGGCACGACGTGTACGCTGCCATGCTCGGGGACGAGGATGCGATCGTCGTGGTCGGTCGCGCCGATGGCGCGACGGACGCGATCAACGGCATCGGCGAGTCGGGCGCGGCGCACCGGCTTGAGCACGAAGTCGACCACATCGGCGCCGTAGGCCTCGAGCGCGAAGTGTGGGTGCGCGCTCACGAACACCACACGAACGCCCGGGGCGGCTTCGCGAAGCGCGCGGGCCACGGCGAGGCCGTCACGCTCGGGCATGGCGACATCGGTGAAGCAGGCATCGGGTTGTAAGGCGGCGCAGCGCGCGATGGCGCTCTCGCCATTCGTGCAGATGGCGACCACGTCGCAGTCGAGTCGCTGCAACTCGGCGGCGAGTGAGGCGGCGGCGATGGGCTCGTCGTCGGCAACGACGATACGGAGCGCCCTCATGTCACGTCGGCGTGCACGGCGATCGGCAGCCTGAGTTCGACGCGCGTGCCTCCCGGTCGTTCGGTCATGGTCAGCATGGCGCGGTCGCCGTACAACAGCGCGAGTCGCCGGCGCAGCGTCGAAAGTCCAATCCCGAGTCCGCCGAACGGTTCAGGCGTGGGCGCCGATGTGTGGTCCGAACCATCGGCGTCGACGACCAATGTGAGGGCCTGCGCGGTGCGCGATGCGGACAGGGTCAGTGTGCCGGGCGCGACGCGCTGCGCGATGCCGTGACGAATGGCGTTCTCGACGAGCGGTTGCCATGTCAGCGCCGGCAACTGCGTGGTACGCGCGTCAGGCTGAATCTGCCATGCAATGCGGAGTCGTGCGCCGAGCCGAACTTGTTCGATGGCAAGGTACCGCTCCACGATCTCTCGCTCGGCGTCGAACGACACGGTGTCACCGGATTCGGTGAGCGCGAAGCGCAGCAGCTCGCCGAGATCGGCGGCGACATCG containing:
- a CDS encoding MBL fold metallo-hydrolase, with amino-acid sequence MTSRRDFLRVSGGCVAHVLLSSACASSRTRQRWTAPQQPVVVTTPFAHLDAIGPDTWAVISTPLGGDRTTFGNGGIIAGRAGVIAVEGFYRPAGATWLAERARELTGRWPTHVVLTHYHLDHAGGVQGYARDGSAAPVLRSTGTTRTLALGGGPVAPSKDAALERAFADVVIVDATRTSRIDLGNRVVELVPMRGHTASDLALVDEDAGITFAGDLLWNGMFPNFVDATPSQLIASMTRLSSRSTRAFVPGHGGMANRVSVMRYLDLLGDLGAHAGRERAAGRTAVEAAASYRVPASLGEWMASKAGLERAMTAWWRDPS
- a CDS encoding L,D-transpeptidase family protein; its protein translation is MIQGLVRLVLVALLVTRGLVQPCRLDAQLAPSTPFGEALRRIVASNRHAAQRWPQLSDVTVDLRTAYTANGWTPLWTQGGRPTSSALATIAQLNRIDARGLDPSDYDVERLSELVRTLVAGAAFSTEAAAVEFDVMVSTAALRSLRSLQYGRVSARVAHADLRFAHEPWDAVAALRELATSADAAQQFAAAEPPYQHYRLLVDALARYRALATDTVQLRLALQDTMRKRGSPESMSTLQRRLEARVVQITTTLERWRWLPHRFAVPPIIVNIPAFELFAFRSANERDVLRMNVVVGKAYNHKTPVFSGAVQYLIFSPYWDVPPSITRKEVLPKARKNIDYLTRNEFEIVGSNEQVMATTYAALDAVSAGRARIRQRPGAQNALGGVKFIFPNEFNVYMHDTPAQALFGEVRRDFSHGCIRLSRPAELAALLLRDQAGWDSTHIAADMHRTTPLQVRLTAPVPVHMVYATVVARDDGSVAFHNDIYGHDRRLRSLLKDGYPYPAPDRRP
- a CDS encoding aminopeptidase P N-terminal domain-containing protein, translated to MRTPLSQLAAALVALTPATLFAQPNAAITPQETAARRDAVAARIDSGVLIAFGGRALVHDFSTFYQLPAFRYLTELNEPDAALVMVVRNKRPQSTLFLTPLDARTAFYYGVRVDSTSSMATYGMPGRSSAALPAYLDSLAATGMPFYHVPDVETMDFARNDTLTRGQEALKGLAKRFPALAVRNGMPFVLQVRAKKSDAEMALIRQAAEISAEGHRAAMLTANPTREYELRAALEYEFTRRGAERPAYGSIVGAGINGTTLHYMKAGDPAKPGDLVVMDAAAEYRGYAADITRTIPVSGTYTPEQRQLYKLVRDAQDVAERFSKPGMSVRAAADSSVALRARGLAALGLVESVDALFDPPWNVNCATSPAQCRQSNLWMIHGITHGIGLAVHDPMQENGPDAKFAVGDAFTIEPGIYVSTKALDVLPDTPKNRAFIAKVRNTVLKYQNTGVRIEDDYIITGKGLERISLVPREMDEIEALMKRRAKIQP
- a CDS encoding histidine phosphatase family protein, whose amino-acid sequence is MQTRSSWSRVTVGMLGFLLATASFAPRDLAAQPSLVVLVRHGEKSTEGGSDPSLSEAGKARAQALADAMAMTTPNAIIVTSLKRTAETAAVVSAKTGVALTVITISGGAKHIADVAAAVRKATGVVLVVGHSNTVPAIVTALGGPKLPDLCDSSYASMFVLTPGTDGKSAQVVLSQYGAADANGGCR
- a CDS encoding LytTR family DNA-binding domain-containing protein, with protein sequence MRALRIVVADDEPIAAASLAAELQRLDCDVVAICTNGESAIARCAALQPDACFTDVAMPERDGLAVARALREAAPGVRVVFVSAHPHFALEAYGADVVDFVLKPVRRARLADAVDRVRRAIGATDHDDRILVPEHGSVHVVPIREIEWVQADGYNLWLHTTKRAWLIRERMHRMEARLQSAGFLRVHRSALVRLSAIQSIEQAEPNDPTVVLRSGVKVKAARDRLGDIRNAL